One Paenibacillus crassostreae DNA segment encodes these proteins:
- a CDS encoding FecCD family ABC transporter permease: protein MNKKLTVYGGLGIILLVASFLLCLGIGAVKLPVKDIIQILVHRLPWVGDMIIPTWSPAHEQILIKVRLPRIVLGMLVGASLAVAGSGFQGVLRNPLADPYTLGVSSGASVGAAVIIFYGMQYSLVGIWTLPMVAFFTGILTLWGVLSLAREGGKIPTNSLILSGVVMQSFLGAIVSFLTAMSKETINEIMFWTMGGLSFRGWSYTLMLLPYVFVGLLVIWGSARSLNLLALGERQAAHMGLHVERLKLRTLIVSTLLTAAAVSVSGVIGFVGLVIPHIIRLITGPDYRHIVPLSALGGAIFTLWCDTIARSILAPTEIPLGVVTAFIGAPFFAYLLYRNKKQRNGGMA, encoded by the coding sequence ATGAATAAGAAATTAACTGTGTATGGGGGGCTCGGGATCATATTACTTGTCGCGAGCTTCCTGCTCTGCCTTGGAATAGGTGCGGTTAAGCTACCCGTAAAGGATATTATTCAAATTCTAGTGCATCGATTACCATGGGTGGGGGATATGATTATACCAACATGGAGTCCTGCACATGAGCAAATACTTATTAAGGTAAGATTACCTCGAATTGTCTTAGGTATGCTGGTCGGAGCTTCTCTTGCTGTTGCTGGTTCTGGATTTCAGGGTGTACTTCGTAATCCCCTTGCTGATCCATATACGCTAGGGGTTTCTTCAGGAGCATCCGTTGGTGCGGCAGTCATTATTTTCTATGGAATGCAGTATTCTCTTGTGGGTATCTGGACGCTCCCTATGGTTGCTTTTTTTACAGGGATATTGACTCTATGGGGAGTGCTGTCTTTAGCACGTGAGGGTGGGAAAATCCCAACGAATAGTCTGATTTTATCAGGTGTGGTTATGCAATCCTTCCTAGGTGCTATCGTCTCCTTCCTAACGGCTATGTCGAAAGAGACGATTAATGAAATTATGTTCTGGACGATGGGCGGATTAAGCTTTCGTGGATGGTCATATACACTCATGTTATTGCCGTATGTATTTGTTGGATTGTTGGTGATATGGGGAAGCGCTCGCTCTTTGAATTTATTAGCATTGGGTGAACGCCAGGCTGCTCATATGGGACTTCATGTAGAGAGACTGAAGTTGAGAACATTGATCGTATCCACCTTATTAACGGCAGCTGCTGTATCTGTATCTGGTGTGATTGGATTTGTGGGACTCGTTATTCCACATATCATTCGATTGATTACGGGTCCGGATTATCGACACATCGTCCCATTATCGGCATTGGGAGGCGCAATCTTCACGTTATGGTGTGATACCATTGCTCGTTCTATTCTAGCTCCGACGGAGATTCCGCTTGGAGTGGTTACCGCATTTATTGGCGCTCCATTCTTTGCTTATCTGTTGTATCGTAATAAGAAGCAACGGAACGGAGGTATGGCATGA
- a CDS encoding ABC transporter substrate-binding protein has product MKLLKKNWITGALALMLTISLTACGNNEQAEKVTEQTPTEVAPTEQTKPTEEQASDLSTVYPLTVVDATGESITFTEAPKQIVSLSPAETEALFALGLDEQVVGVSDFDDYPEAVTSKARMGGVYSPNEEAIIVAEPDLVVTGISMSVEATEKLRELGITIIKTDPKSVDDVIANIELLGQITDQQAEAITVVDKMKQERAEVTEAVKSLTPEQKKKVYIEFSLGWTVGSGEFLNELITLAGGVNVAADTVGWNEISEEKIINDNPDVILYNMNVKDETTQETLDQIIKARSGWDQITAIKNDAIVGLNDNLVSRPGPRVTQGLKEIANAIYPELLNHE; this is encoded by the coding sequence ATGAAATTATTGAAGAAGAATTGGATTACCGGGGCGTTAGCGCTCATGCTCACAATATCGCTAACGGCATGTGGAAATAATGAACAAGCAGAGAAGGTTACTGAACAAACACCAACAGAGGTAGCTCCAACAGAACAGACGAAGCCTACCGAAGAGCAAGCAAGTGATTTGAGTACGGTCTATCCCTTAACAGTAGTGGATGCTACAGGCGAATCTATTACATTTACAGAAGCTCCGAAGCAGATTGTATCCCTCTCACCGGCAGAGACCGAAGCACTATTTGCTCTGGGATTAGACGAGCAGGTTGTAGGTGTATCTGATTTTGATGATTATCCAGAAGCGGTGACGAGTAAAGCTAGAATGGGTGGTGTTTATAGTCCAAATGAGGAAGCTATTATAGTAGCAGAACCTGACCTAGTAGTTACAGGAATCTCTATGAGTGTGGAAGCTACAGAGAAGTTACGTGAACTTGGCATAACGATTATCAAGACTGATCCGAAATCTGTAGATGATGTCATTGCTAATATTGAATTGTTGGGACAGATTACAGATCAGCAAGCAGAAGCTATAACCGTTGTAGATAAAATGAAACAAGAGCGCGCGGAAGTGACAGAAGCGGTTAAATCACTTACGCCTGAACAGAAAAAGAAAGTATATATCGAATTTTCTCTAGGTTGGACAGTAGGTAGTGGTGAATTTCTGAATGAGTTAATCACACTAGCTGGTGGGGTTAACGTTGCCGCGGATACAGTGGGATGGAATGAAATTAGTGAAGAGAAAATCATTAATGATAACCCTGATGTGATTCTTTACAATATGAATGTTAAGGATGAGACTACACAAGAAACATTAGATCAGATCATTAAAGCTCGCAGTGGTTGGGATCAAATTACGGCTATCAAGAATGATGCTATTGTTGGATTGAATGATAACTTGGTTAGTCGTCCGGGGCCACGTGTCACGCAAGGACTTAAAGAAATTGCTAATGCCATCTATCCAGAACTACTAAACCATGAATAA
- a CDS encoding histidine phosphatase family protein produces the protein MEIELVLIRHGRTQWNVDKRYLGHTDIGILDRPSAELSSLKRQLEDRMFQSIFCSDLKRCQETLEYIYPTSQEQIILDTRLREMDFGDWEGQTYEQLRLVDDYCNWLDDPQSITPPNGESWLEFKERIENFMETLTSILKDEEHVNSSSAILIVTHGGVIRQLLAMTVLGSTFWDFAADPGTLISLKLTLQDDKWVGNL, from the coding sequence ATTGATCCGCCATGGCAGAACGCAGTGGAATGTGGATAAGCGATATTTAGGACACACAGATATAGGGATCCTAGATAGACCAAGTGCCGAACTTTCATCTTTAAAGAGACAACTTGAAGACAGGATGTTTCAAAGTATATTCTGCAGTGACTTGAAGAGGTGTCAAGAAACATTAGAGTACATTTATCCTACTTCACAAGAACAAATTATTTTAGATACCCGTCTACGAGAAATGGATTTTGGAGATTGGGAAGGTCAGACCTACGAGCAATTACGACTTGTAGACGATTACTGTAATTGGTTAGATGACCCTCAGAGTATAACACCACCCAATGGAGAATCGTGGCTAGAATTCAAAGAGAGAATTGAGAACTTTATGGAAACCCTGACAAGCATCCTGAAGGATGAAGAACATGTGAATTCTAGTTCAGCAATATTGATTGTTACACATGGTGGGGTTATCAGGCAATTACTAGCTATGACAGTTTTGGGTTCAACATTCTGGGATTTCGCTGCAGATCCAGGAACTTTAATATCATTAAAGCTAACCTTGCAAGATGACAAATGGGTAGGAAACTTATGA